From Drosophila santomea strain STO CAGO 1482 chromosome 2R, Prin_Dsan_1.1, whole genome shotgun sequence:
GGATTTTCTTCTGTCGCGGCgctcttcttctttttggGTCTCTTTTTCTTTGGCTTCTTGGCGGCGACTCCATTGCCTGAGGGATTCACCGGTTTGAATTCAATGATTTCGGCTCCTGCCTCCCAGGGCGGCACTTCGAAAGGCTCCATTTTGCGGTggaaaattgtaaacaaatcgGGAAACACGTGAAGTCCACTTCAAGTGAGTTACCGTATTTTACAAAAACGACACAAACGCATTTTTGGGAAATCCCTAACGCGTTTTCACAAAAAAGTGCGGgatattcaaaaaatattcTCAGCGCACAAATTTTCATCCAAAAATTGTTAAGCAAATAGAACACCATTTCTttcacgttttttttttatttttgcactaAGCTAGAGTTCAACAATTTTGTGAGtttatctgtttgtttttctccGTATTAGTTTGtaattttcggttttttgcTTTGTCGTATGAACTAAATAACTTAGCATCTAGTAGAATATTTATACAACTCAATCGACAAAAAGTGCTGTTCGGaaagttttctgttttctcATCGCTTATCTTATAGCCTAGAACCGTAACTATGACAATCAGTTTACTTGTTTAACATACAGATACAGAccattaatttgcatttattttgtttttgaattcgTGTTACTAGGTTAGAAAAGTCTTACTAACTAGTTTTGTTTCCCAACAAACCGTATCATCTTCATCTTCCTATATCGCATACATCAACTTCTCGTTCTTCATTTTCCGTTGCGGTTTTGAGCCAATCGAAAGCAGTTTAACCAGCTTAAAACATTGCGATTTACAATTGCTATAGACTAAATATAATTGTTTAGTTCTAACTGCCTTAGTGGATCTCGAATCGTGTGGATAATTGTGTGTTTAAGTGTATGTATACTTGGATTCTCCTGCTCTCCTGCTGGCTGACTATTTGGAAACGTATCTATTGGCTTTGTGAAGCGTTTACACAAATCTCTAACATAACTATACGTAGCGATTAAAGTTAGTTGTATAAATTAAAGCATTTCtttgtaatacaaaaatatagcTACAACGGAATCGGGTAGACGCAGACGTTCAATATATCGATTGATCGGCAGATCTAAAGATAGCGATTCGGGCCGAGTATCCCCGTCAGTGTGCATGGTGGTGTGGATCCCTTCTTCGAAGTCCGCCTCTTCTAGGTGCTGTAAAATTGCTCTAATCTAAGCTATCGAACGCTCGACATGCAACTGGCTCTCTCTAGTCATCTATGATCAGTGAACTCACTGCTTAGCCTACGAGTAATTAAATTACAGTTAATAGTTGACGACGACGGCGGCGACGGCCCTTAAAACTTGTGTGGTGAACCggattatatttaaaatataacaGTGGATTGGGCGGGCGCCCATTAGCTTAGTAGCTAGCCTCGTGCCCGGCCAGAATGTACAGATCGTGTCCCTCCTCGCTGCCCAGGGAGCCGGTCCTCAGCAGCTGGCTCTCCAAGGCCACAACCCTGATGGGAACAGAAGTATAAAGTTATTTAATAACTTTGAAGATCAACAATCGCAGAATTTCATACTTATCGCTGCCCAGCAGCCTGTAGGTGCGACTCATGTCCTTGATCTCCTGCGTCACCTCGCCATTGCGCAACGACTTTCCCTGCATGCCGTGCTTATGGAATGCCAAAACGCTGTCCGGTAGACAAACTGAAATCGATTCGCACACTGTAGGGCATATCCTCTGTGAATGTATATACAATCCAGCTTACCAATGCTGTCCACGTTGAAGTCAAAGTTGAGCTGCGATACCATCTTCTTGTGCTGCTTGGGGTTGCCCTGCAGGGTGACCACCTGAATCAGATTGCCGTAGCAGACCAGAATGGCGTCCTTCTCCACCTGGTGCACACGCACCACCTTCAGCAGGTCGCGTCGCGGCACCATCGTGGCCATGGCGTCATATTCCAGGTCCTCCGAGTGGAACCAGCTGGCACCTGCAATTACGCAATTCCATTATATCATTGCGTATCTTTGATTTTCAATCACTAATTGCACTCACTGTTCATGTTGATCAGCTCCAGCTTGAGGCAGCCGTTCATGGCCTTTCGCACACCCGTACACACAATCGGGTACTCCAGCTCCGGCGTGATAATCATCTCGAATACTGGTGTGTGCCCGTTCTGGACGCAGCCGTGACCTCCGCCCTGAATGCTGATGGCTGGCCACTCGCACTGCTTCAGCAGCATAAACTTGTTCAGTGGATCGTACCACTGCATCAGGAAAATGCCGCTGGGCGTCGCCCCACACAGGTATTTGTATCCGTTATACGGATTTCGAGTGACACAGCACTGGGTGCAGCACTTTGTGTCCGGCACCTTGGTGGTCAGAGCGAACTTGCGCGGCACCAGTCGCTCCGGGATCTTGTTCATGTGCAGCGAGAAGCGTACCGTCTGCTTGGAGTGCAGGGCCACCAGGTCGTGCCTGTACAGCTGGCAGGATTTTCctgaaaattcaattacatTGGATTATGTTTAATTTGATCTTATGAAGCTAGATTCAGGTACCCACCAGACAGACTCATAAGCACATCCTTGATGACATACAACCAGGTGGTGCGGCGCGGGAACAACTGATCGATGGCCGCGTCGTGCAGTTCGTTCATGTTGAGGTTGTAGATGCCCTCCTCGGCGCCGATCAGCAAATGCTGGTCCCGCGTCTCCGGATGGATCCACGAGGCGGTGCAGTGCACCCGCAGTGGGCAGCCGTTGAAGATCTTGGAGAAGCAGGCACCCATGTGCACCTTGGGTGTGGGCGGCAGTCCGTTGGAGATGGGTCGCGGTGGCGTGTGACGGCGTTTGTGGGAGCGTTTCGGTGGCACCGGTGGGGTGTTGTTCAGCAGATCCGGTTGCGCCTCCTTCTCCGCTGTGTTCCATGAAGAGGATAATAATTAATTGACGTATTTAGTGGGTATTGCCTAGGCACTTACCTTCGTCGTCGTCTTGGGTGCCGCCATCGCTCAGGCTGCGTGTCCTCGAAGACTTGCCCATGTTTTCGAGCAACCCGATCAGCTGATCCATGGAGCTATGGCGTCGTGGCGAGTCCTCCAGACCATTCTGCGAATGAATATAAAGGTGGTTACAAGCTGAACCCATTTTATAAGTTTGGTTGCCTCACCTGGTTGCTCTCATGCCGGTAATCACAGTTATTGCTCGCCGAGCTCGATCCCGCTGGCGTTTCTCCAGAGCTGCTTCTCAGCAGGTTCTGGTAGAGATGCGAGGAGTTGCTCGACGAGGGTCCATCGTTATCCCTGGATCCGGTCGCTCCCGCACCGGAATTCGTCGCTGGGCTGTTGGAATGCGAGAAGCCATCGCCGGCCGACTTTGTAGCCGCTTGGGGCAGAGCATCCAGCTCGTGCTTGTCCAGGAGGCCATTGTTGCCACCTGCTACTCCTCCGCTGCTGgtaatgttgctgctgccgccacCGTTGCCGCCTACGACTGCATCGCCGCTGGAATTATCGAGGAGTAGGAGGCGATTATAAAACGAAGCTGATGACGC
This genomic window contains:
- the LOC120444639 gene encoding mitogen-activated protein kinase kinase kinase kinase 5 isoform X4 — its product is MAAAHSHHNANLLSSDISRRNPQDEYELIQKIGSGTYGDVYKAKRIQSNELAAIKVIKLEPSDDIQIIQQEIIMMRDCRHPNIIAYYGSYLRRDKLWICMEFCGGGSLQDIYQVTGPLTEVQIAYMCRETLKGLEYLHSMGKMHRDIKGANILLTEYGDVKLADFGVSAQITATINKRKSFIGTPYWMAPEVAAVERKGGYNQLCDIWACGITAIELAELQPPMFDLHPMRALFLMSKSGFKPPTLNNKDKWSPTFHNFIKTALTKNPKKRPTAERLLQHPFVQCEMSLRVAKELLQKYQSPNPQFYYYLDGDEESVAGVPQRIASKMTSRTNGVPAQNHTLKTGMTTNSTWNERSSSPETLPSDIGDAVVGGNGGGSSNITSSGGVAGGNNGLLDKHELDALPQAATKSAGDGFSHSNSPATNSGAGATGSRDNDGPSSSNSSHLYQNLLRSSSGETPAGSSSASNNCDYRHESNQNGLEDSPRRHSSMDQLIGLLENMGKSSRTRSLSDGGTQDDDEAEKEAQPDLLNNTPPVPPKRSHKRRHTPPRPISNGLPPTPKVHMGACFSKIFNGCPLRVHCTASWIHPETRDQHLLIGAEEGIYNLNMNELHDAAIDQLFPRRTTWLYVIKDVLMSLSGKSCQLYRHDLVALHSKQTVRFSLHMNKIPERLVPRKFALTTKVPDTKCCTQCCVTRNPYNGYKYLCGATPSGIFLMQWYDPLNKFMLLKQCEWPAISIQGGGHGCVQNGHTPVFEMIITPELEYPIVCTGVRKAMNGCLKLELINMNSASWFHSEDLEYDAMATMVPRRDLLKVVRVHQVEKDAILVCYGNLIQVVTLQGNPKQHKKMVSQLNFDFNVDSIVCLPDSVLAFHKHGMQGKSLRNGEVTQEIKDMSRTYRLLGSDKVVALESQLLRTGSLGSEEGHDLYILAGHEASY
- the LOC120444639 gene encoding mitogen-activated protein kinase kinase kinase kinase 5 isoform X3, which gives rise to MAAAHSHHNANLLSSDISRRNPQDEYELIQKIGSGTYGDVYKAKRIQSNELAAIKVIKLEPSDDIQIIQQEIIMMRDCRHPNIIAYYGSYLRRDKLWICMEFCGGGSLQDIYQVTGPLTEVQIAYMCRETLKGLEYLHSMGKMHRDIKGANILLTEYGDVKLADFGVSAQITATINKRKSFIGTPYWMAPEVAAVERKGGYNQLCDIWACGITAIELAELQPPMFDLHPMRALFLMSKSGFKPPTLNNKDKWSPTFHNFIKTALTKNPKKRPTAERLLQHPFVQCEMSLRVAKELLQKYQSPNPQFYYYLDGDEESVAGVPQRIASKMTSRTNGVPAQNHTLKTGMTTNSTWNERSSSPETLPSDMSLLQYIDEELKLSGDAVVGGNGGGSSNITSSGGVAGGNNGLLDKHELDALPQAATKSAGDGFSHSNSPATNSGAGATGSRDNDGPSSSNSSHLYQNLLRSSSGETPAGSSSASNNCDYRHESNQNGLEDSPRRHSSMDQLIGLLENMGKSSRTRSLSDGGTQDDDEAEKEAQPDLLNNTPPVPPKRSHKRRHTPPRPISNGLPPTPKVHMGACFSKIFNGCPLRVHCTASWIHPETRDQHLLIGAEEGIYNLNMNELHDAAIDQLFPRRTTWLYVIKDVLMSLSGKSCQLYRHDLVALHSKQTVRFSLHMNKIPERLVPRKFALTTKVPDTKCCTQCCVTRNPYNGYKYLCGATPSGIFLMQWYDPLNKFMLLKQCEWPAISIQGGGHGCVQNGHTPVFEMIITPELEYPIVCTGVRKAMNGCLKLELINMNSASWFHSEDLEYDAMATMVPRRDLLKVVRVHQVEKDAILVCYGNLIQVVTLQGNPKQHKKMVSQLNFDFNVDSIVCLPDSVLAFHKHGMQGKSLRNGEVTQEIKDMSRTYRLLGSDKVVALESQLLRTGSLGSEEGHDLYILAGHEASY